The segment ACTGCTGCAAAGGAAATCACAGACCCTCCAGAATTCAGCTCAGGAGATAACAGGTGTGTTCATTCAAacaattatttctttctttaagaAAGAATTCTACACATGCATGTTCATTAGTCAGTAAGAATGCTGTATGATTTCcaagatgattttttaaaatgaatcaTAATTTTAGCCATTTGGATTTGGCTACAAATGTATCTGGTGTTTgatcttttctttcctcctacTCCAGAAAGGCAGCAAAAAATAACACATTTCATACAAGAACACTTCAATGACAAGATCACCTTGTCTCAAAGTATTAGGAAAAAGCCCCCAAAGTATTATTACTTATGATTATATCTCCTGAAGTGAACTCAAACACACTTATCCAAGAAAAGGCCACACAAGGCATCTATCCCCAAAGCTGAGGGCAAACTAGGCCAGGGCTTCTGGAAATAGCAGCTGTGAATCCACAATATCTATCACAGAATCTGGAAGTGAAGATATGTTTTTGTTCTGTAACAATTGTTACTATTTACCTACATACACAACAATTATTATTGCAGATTTCTTTAACTTAGGGTATAACTTCACAATTGTCTTACATAGGAGTACTTTTACTTGTCAAAAGAAATGAGGAGATCCATTATGTTTGTACCATCAGATACCTCAAAAGTCTTTATTTGAAAGCACAGTGAGAAAagtggtttgggttttattttctttttaaagaatgtCATTGTTTCACAAACCTGTCTTTGACAGTACGATTCTTTGAGTTTCTTGAGGTGTGTTGTCATTTTCACCTTGAAGTGAATTTCACTGCTGTCCTAcggacagaaaagaaaaaaaattactctccCTGTAGTAACTGCTAACTTTATTTCTAAACatttcattaagaaaaaaactgaCACAAAACTTACATGAAACATGGAATGGGATTTAACTATCACCATGCACACTTTGGTGCATCATGACATGAACCTCCAGGACAATTTATCAGTCACTCAATTTGCTACGTACTTCCACAGgaagttcttttaaaaaaaaaaacagatggCATTTTATGGCCTTAGGCTCAACATGGAGTTCTGGATTTCAAATTACTAAAACCTATACATGGTTCAGTCTGTGCTACCATCTTTACCCAGATGATATACTTATGAAATACAAACATACATATGCAGGGGATTTCTGTTCTAAGATTCTAAAGAGACAAGTTAAAGCTTGCACTTCAAAATATATACGAAACCTCGTTCAATTAAGAGTAATTATCTAGAAGTTAGGATACAGGCAGTCTTGGCAACACAAGACTAACCTAAGGAGAAATCTCAGGTCTTATTATTCTGTAGTCTTTCCCACTAGCCAGAAGATGCAAGTAGCTGCAACTGTCAGAATGGCTACAGATAAAACAGATGGCAAGAGGTTCTGTGCAAAAGGCATGTGGGCCACTTCCAGCTTCTCAATGTGTTCTCGTAACTGCTGATTAGGCCAGCAAGAGGTAAGGCAGTTTCTGTTAGTCCTACTTGAAAGTCATCTTTCTCCACCCAACTGCAGCAAACAATACAATTCCAACAAACAATCCTAGCTGTCATCTGAGCTAGAGGTTCTTTGCACAGAAGATTCCAACCTTCTCAACATTCACATTCCAATGCAGCCAGAATACAGACCTAATCCACCATTCATCTGGTTGCTACATCTACCAACAAGACAGCCAACAACCCTCTTCCTATCcctgaaaaaataaagctgaCCTCATGCCTAGGGTACTACACAAACTTTGAAGACCTGAATTTATCAAGTTTACCACTTATTTCATTCATACCCTTGGATTAATTAATCCCTCAATGCATCAAAAAAAAGCATACCAAAGTATTTTAATACACATTTCTGGCAACTGGAAGTAGTTTATGGCAGGGGAGGATCACACTGAAGAACTGAAAGTATCAACTTGCACTTGATCATTTCTACTGTACAAGAAGTCACACCTCCATCAAATGTCAACAAGCAATTATGTAAACAACTCACCTGCCCAATGACTTTGAGTTTAATGTACTCCCCTTCTTTCTTATCTCCTAAGTCCTCAGCTGAAGGCTTTGCTTCCTgcaagaaaaacattaaaaacccGATCAGTTCGACACTTCATTATTTCCACTGGACAATATAGCAGCTATCATTTTCTTTACTGTGTGAAATCAGACTACTCAAGgtgtcttctttctttctttgtgtgtgtgtgtgcacaaaaATAACAGCAACATAGTAATATGAAAGGTTGTCTGTCTACCTGTGAGAAGCTTAATTAATGAGAGAAAAGAAACACCACAAAGAACATAAGAAATGAGAGAAGAACCATTTGGAAATAGATGACACAAAAATCAGAGGCTTGATTTTATACCTCTAACTCCTAGACAATAAACAAACTGCAAAAACCCACAAGAAGTGTACTCAGAGGCTCAGATATTTGACAGAAAAAAGGAACATTGTGAGGAGAGTAAACAGAAAGTACTTGTGACACCCTATCGACTTACAGAGAGTGAACCATGCAAACATTTTCAACCCACTGCATCAAAGGTAGCCCATATTTTCAAAAGGCTGGTCAGCTAGCTTCTTTTCTATGACAACAAAAGAGCTTCCTTCTAACACATTTGTTTTAAGACCACAATACTTCAAAGTTTAAAAAGGTGCAGTTCCAAGCACTACAGTGTTTTGATATCTTTCCAGGGTAAGAATTAACTGTACAGACAAGTTTGATTCAACAGCTTGAACACTAAAGCTCATCAAAAGGGTTTAAGTGTTATACACTCTAAGACATTAATTAAGGACATCAGAGTTTTCATGTTACCAGTTGATAGATGAAACAAGTGAGAAATCAGGTACTATTAACCCCATTCCTTGCCTGTCACTACATATCCTGCATCAGGCCTTTAGCTATGTTCCACTGCAGGACAAAGGGATTTTACACAGACATCAGGTCTAGGTGCTCAACAAAGAATTGCTCCCCAAGTAGTCATAACCACAGGTACCCTGCTGATCATGTTTGAAATCATCCTTTTATATTTTACTTCTTAAcattgtaaataaaataaacaaagtaTGTACAGGTGCCTATCACAGGCTCCCATCCCAAAAGGGACTTTTTGCTAAATGTACAGAAATATCCTTTGTATGGTTGGACTTGAAATCCTTCTCTATTAAGTCCAGTCCATCCCAATAGGTCTCTATCTCCAGATTAGaacctttttaatttttccccccTGCTCCCTAAAGAAGTTAAAACACACACAACTTCTGTGATCATTAAAAGGAAAGGGCACAGGGTAAGTCAGCAAACTCCCTTCCCATCTGTACCAGTCTCAATCTGGAGTAAAGAAAGAGAGGAAGTGTTTTTTCTATCACTTTGACTCGCTGCCTCAACCTAGATCAATTCAGTTGCTACAACGGAAAGAAGTATGAGCCAGAGACTCCACCTGGTTTGaataccttttatttttttaatacctaTCCAGGCACAACCTAAACTGCAGGGACTGATTCATCACCCTTCAAACTCAAATCCAAAAACTCAACCCATGCCTTCAAGAAGCCTGACAAATACAGGCCTTCAAGCAAGCCACTTCAGAAGCATGAAAGGAGTTCTTCACAGATAACACAGTCAGATCACCTGTGTTCCCCACCAAAGCTTTCCCTAACACATTTGGACTCTAAGCTTCTGGGACTAGTTGCAGGAATAGAAACACACTGGTATTCAATCCTGaccagaaggaaaaacaagaaGATGCAACTTGTTCTGGTAACTTGCACAGCTGTTCTAATGTCTTTACGCAGCATTACTAACTTCTAGGAATTAGAGCAAGATTCACATCCCTACTGATCTGGTCTGTAGCATCAAAACCTGCTCCTGTTTCACTATTACTGAAAGAATTTCTAAGAACACTCTGTCCCTTTACATGACATTTCAGGGCAGTCACTGTCTGAATTTACTTTACAAATTGCCTAAACTTACTTTACTTTACAAATTAAGCACATTGTGCCAGCAGTAGAGGTATTTGTAGTAGTTATATAGTTCTGTACATTTAACAGATCTACCTACTCAGGCTTCCAAACCAAATCATCCTGTACAAGGTACTACTAATGATCATTGCTACTATGACAGTGCCTCTGGCCAATATGAGTGATAAAACTATGATTCATATTTGATTCCTACCCTCAAGGAAAGAGGGCTCTAGTATTAAAAGCAAATAGGGAAAGCACCAAAGAGTAGAATAAGCAGAGGGAATTGAAGTCTTCAAACTATAAAGATGCTTGTTTAAAGCCCCACGACCTCTCACACACAAAATAAGAGGAAAGAAAGTTGTAGcttcaggaaaagagaaataatatCAAATCAAATAATAGAAGTGCCAATAATCAAAGCTTAAAATAGGAGTAAAATACTTTACATCAGGATACAAGACCCAGCAAGTCTGAAAATGCTCTCTGCAGTTTGTCAGTGAACTATACTGCCACTCAATGCCAAATGGTTAAGGCAACACAAAAACACTTaggaatgaagaaaggaaggagatTGCAAAGTTGTTAAAACTACTAGCATTCATTAACAAAATCCTGGATCAGCAATTAGCAAGCAAGCCTCCAGACTTCTTGCCCTGTTTAAAGAATGGGTGCTTTAGGCTACCTCATGGAACAGGACATAAAAAAGACCAATACAAAGAGAACAGAAATACCACAACACTCCCATTTCTAACTTGTCACTAGACGCCTAAGGTTTTAAAGGTTTCGTTGCAGTTTTCCTAAAGAGCACAAAATAAAGCTCCTAGCACTGTCTCACACTTATATAAGGACCCTAAAAAGCACACAAAGTTTCTTGGATGAAACACACTGGTATTGCTATTGCaactaacaaaaacaaaacacacacaaaacaaacatCATGAGGCAACATATTGCAAGTTTCCTCCTCCAATTTTCAGAAGGGCTCAAACTTCAATGTCTaaccttaaaaaaacaaactctatacccagcattttaaagaaaaatcatcaAAACCAAAATGACTAGAGGACTAGATGTACAACATACTTCCTAACAAAGCAAATAAACTCTTACAATTTTTACAGGAGTGGAAAACATACAAGCTATAGCATTCTTTATTAGCAGTACATGAACAGATAACATTTCTATTCAAATAAtgcaaaaacaaccaaaaacacTTGGAGGGGAAAACaatttgtgttttgtttcatttttgcttAGATCCCACTAAGCAAccatgtgcttttttttttaagtctgacCTTCTTTCAAGCATTTTTTTGCTTATCATAACAGTCAATTTCCCACTGAAAATAAAGTAACTCTTCTTTTACTGGTGATAAATTATCCCCCTCTTAATTCCAGAGCCAAAAAGAACGATACTCTAAGCAACTCATAATTTTCGGTAATCCAGTTATTCTTGTAGGATTGATAAACAGAGGAATGAGATTTACAGTGCTGCATAACCTTACATTATCCTTCTATTTAAGCATCTGTTTAGCTCTTGTTGCACAGTCCCCCAGAAATTAATGACACAACATCTAACAGTGTTTTGCTtatctattaaaaataaacagcaggCTCCTTGTTCACAGACCTTTAAAATACATAACCACAACAGGTTATCACATACATGGAATTTTACATACCTCAAACAGTCCCAAAGACAAAATACACATGTGTTTTAGCAGAACTTGCCTGGGGAAGGATTTACCTAACTAATGAAAGCTGCTATTTGTTAAAACATGCCTTGCTTCACAGATGCAGACAACTACAGAGCAGGTCACGTGAACATCTGTCCATAAAATCTAGTTCAGAAATTGTTGGTgcgtttgtttggctttttttaaaacGCAGTCACTTTCACGTATTTTGCTACGGGGGCAACGTGTCCTCCTAGGAGGCAGCAATCGCTGTGCTCGCAGCTGCCCCTCTCTCTCCCCGGCGCAggcacagagaggcagcagcaccatTGTCAGCTGCATTGTGCCGGCAAGCCGGGGGCGGGGAGGAAGACCACCAGCGCACACAGCGCTGGCTTCTTTTCACCGCTCGCACTGCACCGAGGCTACTCCCAAAGCAGACACGGTATGCACTGAGCTGAGCCTTGTCTCTGGGGACTTTTCATTTCCTGGCTGGCACCAGTGCTATTCTTGACTTTCACAGCACTACAAGAAGCGTTTGTAGGTACTGACATTATCACTTAGGGAAAAACCAAAGATAGAAAACAGTGCCCTATGACGataatatgaaaaaataaagcaaaacagaatACAAATTAAAACCGGAACGCTGTTTTAACTTTCCAGCAGCAGGTCACCTAGCCTAAAGCAATAGTTGTAAGCAAAGCACTGTACACACGCCAGGCCGAGCAACCCAGCAACTTGCGGTACAAGCAACTATTTAAGTCCCCAGCTCAGAAGACAGAAATGAAGGAAACGAGAATATTACTTGGAACGAAGGCAGGATAGAGCCTTGATAAAGGACGGGGTGTTTAATACAGGCAAGCAACGCTCAGCTGAGAAAGGAGGGGGAGAAAACCAGGCTTTCGCATTCCTAGGGCGAACAGAGGACCTGGCAAGCCTAGCCTAACCCGCACAAAGCCCGCTCCGGGAGAACACCATCCTACCACACACCCgggaaatgg is part of the Passer domesticus isolate bPasDom1 chromosome 10, bPasDom1.hap1, whole genome shotgun sequence genome and harbors:
- the SUMO1 gene encoding small ubiquitin-related modifier 1, which translates into the protein MSDQEAKPSAEDLGDKKEGEYIKLKVIGQDSSEIHFKVKMTTHLKKLKESYCQRQGVPMNSLRFLFEGQRITDNHTPKELGMEEEDVIEVYQEQTGGHSTV